The genomic interval attttaaaatttttagtttacattttgattaatattattataatcaCCCCTAGCTAGtctatttttgattattttctcaaaaaaaaaagtaGCATGCTTTATATTTTTGATGGTTTTCACTGTTTTTACAACAACAATTGCTAAATAGGGGTGAGAATCTATAATAACCGACCGAATCTATTAAATCGAAACAGAATTTTCCAAAGATAAGTTTCATTGCTTTCCAAAGATTTTGGGATATGTTATTTTTTGTTATTGATCTGATTCTTGCATTTTTCTGAGTTTGTTCTAGTGATTTGTTGATCTATTAAACTAATGCTCAGCGTTATGTTATATCAAACTGTATAATTTGATATCATGTGATTCAATATTATAGCAGATTGTGATTATCTTAGGATAAATATTTATTAAAGTTTTAATATTAGTATAAAACATATTGAAATAAAGAGATTATGAATTCAGAGAataaatgataaagattattaaGAATTATATATGTcactaagtttaaaataaaagtgATCAGAGTTAATTAGATATTTAAGAGTTGAATTTTAATCCTTTCAAAGGGTTAATGAGAGAGTTAAATTTTTTCTAGTGAGATGGTAATTTTAAGAAATCGTTTATGTCTCTTCTAgcgatttttgatttaatttggtaGGAAAATTTTTATAGGGCTGAATTGGTTATCTTAATGATTAATCGGTTAATTGTTTAAGAGTTACATGCATAGTTTAATTCAAAACGTTGGATAGTTTGAAAAATTAGatactaaattatttttaaaaaattaacacttACTAAAACAATTATTTGTCAttgagaaaaaattaaataaattatagtaAAATAATTACTACCTTACTATTAGCAGTTAATTTAAGAGTATTAaccttaaaaaatcttttaaatttgaaaatgccTTTGGATGGTTGACTTATAATATAGCATTTTATGATCATCACTGCGTTTAGCTATTTAATACAATATTAATGAGTTATGTGATCGTGAACAAGGTTTTCATCATCCAATAAGTTTGTCTAGAAGCATTAGACATGTTCTAGTCAAGAGAAATGTCTTAGTAGTTGTTTGTCGACTATTACATTAAAGATAACTCTTACTCTAAGAGCTTTTCCAAAACTGTACCATATGATATTTAAGGGAGATAAATCATGAGAGATTTTATCCTGATTAGTGATCTTTTGTAGACCACCTATGATATATTTCATATACACTAGTGTGATTGTGCACACACAactgcgtgtgtaatataataatatataaattatttgggtctttgaaaattcaaattgtttggattttctagtATCACCCTTACgaaccaagaattaattatttgggtatgACGCTAGAGAATCCCAGTAACAAACTACTATAACGGATTTTCTtatgaaaaaatttattttaatttaatattatacttgtcttagtaaaaaaacaaagaaaagtatattttttaacatgcctaaaatatttatagaagtttttttgatcatagtgttgtcaattctaagatatgggactaaagagaactatatattttttttatataaaacaatcagagaaaattaataatgagaaaaattcataataatacgctatagctgagtctcgaactctagatcattgattgtttcgcttgtggaattattaataaatcttggaattatttttagtgtgaatagaaaaaaggacattaacgtaaatatattttaggtttcaccaaaattaattaataaagggGGAAGATTttcaataaaataataagattagGATTCAATCACATAATTTATTATAACAAGGTCATACGTAAATATATCAATTATGTCAGCCTGTCCGTTATTTTAGTTGATTGATTCTTACGTTGCATGCTGTGCTACTCATAATTTTTAAACTTGTTTAGTCCACTAAATTAACTTCAattaactcaatttcaaaataaaaatattatattttattatatttttttgccGTTGGAAGtttaatcaatttaacaaaacttTGGTTAGTTTAAATTCAATCCACTCCAATTAAAAGTATTATATTTTTAGTCAATTCCATCTCCTTAAGAATCCAAACTTTACACGTTTACACTTGCACAAAAATCATGAACCCAATTTTTTCTGTCCATACCAATATAACAAACTTAAAATAACAATACTCAAAATAACATGAAACGTTTCCATAAAAAGAGGGATACCAAAGTTTAACAACCCAATTTTTTTCTGTCCGTCAGGTAGTAAAGAACCCATGCATATCAAGTCATTATGAGTCTCATAAGAGTATATAGTTGTCAGATCTTCAAACATTTAAGTACGAAAGATCTTCAATTTTCTCTTCCAACCAATCTATAAATACCATTAGTCATGTTAAACAGCAGTCTTCTGAAGAAAAAAGAAGCATCTCTAGTCTGTTAGCATCTCATAACCAATCCTTTGCAAGATCTTGAAATGCCATCAGTGCAATAGGGTTTATGATGCAAAGAATCTCAGAGTTTTTGTTGACACAGCGTCGGGACACGACTAAAATCCCCATTGTCTTTTTGTGTGATTCATTCTTTGTATGCTTGCGTTCCACTGGAAGATAACTACTTGAGCAAAACTCTCCATATCTTTCTCATGTAGATGATTAGCGACCACACAGCAAGACCAGCTGAAGCATAAAGCAAAGCGACACCAAAGGCGACGAAAACACACTGCTGTTTGAGTCTGTGAAAAGTAGGATTAGTGCAGATATCAAACATCAGACATGTGCATATCACACTGAAAGCAAAGGACTTCAAAATCAGAATGTAACCTGGGATCTCTACTTGCAAGAAGAATAGTTAGTGAAGTCATTTGCGTTGCTGTTTTCCACTTTCCCAGATTATTTACTGCTACAGCCTGTTATTAAGATCTACTAGAATAAAAtcaaaggttttttttaaaaaaacatttatgCAAATCAAGTAATTGTTAAGGATTTGATTACTTGGGTGGAAGATAcaaggaagaggagaggaaggaaatTGACAATATACATATAAATGATGAAACTCATATAATTTTGTAATAATTTATCTCCTTTCCGTCGTACATTCCATCCAAGCAATCACACCTTAAAAGTAGCATAACAGAAAATGAAAGAAATACCTCAATAACTCTACTATTCTGTGATGCTGCCCACTCTCTAACAGCTGACATAGTTATCTGTAAAAATTACATAATGGTAAAACCAACTTATCACcgtgaaaaaggaaaaaaaaacaacctaattaaaaataaaaccaatacaaaaaataaataacataatcATGTGTATCTTATTGTATATGTATTTACTAAACACATTTCCTTTCCATATGGTCTGAATTCTAAAAATAGAGAGACATACCACAAAGATTAAGGCTCACAACGGAAGTAATTTTAGGGACTAAAAGACACATAATTGAAATAAACATGAACCTAGTTAATGTAGCAAGATTATCTTGGTGAATTCATAGACTTAACTTGACACAAATAAAGATTACAACTTTGTCATAGATTTACATATGTTCAGCAGGTTATCATAATAAATGAATATTtttgagagaaaagagagagagagagttgaatAAATAAGAAATTAGATTGCTTTGTGCACACGCATAAAATTGCATTATGTCTCAGATTACCTCTCTACCAATTATAGCAATTGAAGGTGCTGTCAGAAGCCAATGAAATTCTCTAAACACAGCACACTCCAAAGGTTTGGTGCAGAGTAAAACCAATGTCGCAGCAACCATAAGCTgatagaaaataacaaaaagcGTATAATTAATATAATCAGATCATGTCATAGGAATATGGAAGTTGAGAGAAAGTATCTATTGTCTCTAATTTGAGAGGAAGTAAATATTATCTCGAATAGAAAAAGATATACCTTGTCGGCCACAGGATCCAAAAATGCACCAAATGCTGTTCCTAGTCTCAACtagaaaacataaaaaattagtGTTATTTGCAATAATCATAGGCAATCATAACTTCAGCAATCAGATGTGTGGCCTTCAATAAGCCTAACTTGACCATATATCTGTACAAAGAAACCTTATAGGGACCACTAAAGGAAGAATGACTAAAATAAAATGATCCCAAATAGTTACCACAGGCCCTGAATTTATCCTATCTTTAGCTGCATTTTATAATGTGTTTATATTAATCATGAACTAAATCATAATGAGAGAAGCAGATTGGAATGTTTTATTAATTGACTTTCTAATCTTTAGTTTCAGGTTGGGAGCCACATATACATTTATTTCGCAACAAACTTTATTGCATTATACTTTCTTACTCTCCAATCAACCTTTCTTTTCAGTCATTTTTCTTGTTGTCCAcccttatagacatgttttgtCAATCAAATTTACTATATGAACTTTATATTTAGCAGGCTGATCTTCATAAGTTCATCAAATCTAGGACTCACTATCATGCTGATCCTAAAAATAGCTCAACCAAGTCCAAAATCAGATAAGTGAAGACATACCTTACGTGCAATATAACCATCTAGCCAATCTGTGATTGCAGCAAGAAGAAATATGATTGTTGTAACAGTTGTTCCCAGCGAACCATCCATGTAGAAAGCTAGTGAGAAAGTTAAGATGTCAGATTATGCAGTCAAGTCCAAACCATGTATTGAAATCAATAAAGCACTTAAGAAAGTcaataaatatttttctaaaaggtttagaaaacaagaaaagatagAATTATATGTGGAATAAAAAGATCAAGAGCTTAAATAGTACAAATATATCTACtattcaaattatttaaaaatgcaATGCACAACCAAGAAGTTGTGCTAAATGCAGCTGAAAGTACAGTAAGCTCTTAAACTTAATAAGTTTACATCACAGAATCACTGTATCAGGTAAAATGCTAAACCAAAAGATTTTGTACCTGAAATACTTTACAACAGTAGAGTATAAATAAGAGGAATAAAAAAAACCTTTAATATCTTATTTTTAATATGGAAAAATGAGATAATTAGTAACTCATATATAGGTAATTGCTTCTTGGAGAAGCATTACCATGGAGAAACTGAATCCTAAAATTATTGGACAAACTTGAACTAATGGAGGACATAAGCTTAAACTCCAATGTTTCATATATATACCCTGCAGCAACAACTTTTGCGGCTAAATAGTAAAAGAGTAATGAACCAACAAATAAGTGATAAAAATAAATACTTCACAGATTTTTGGAACAAGTCTTTTACAAACTGAGCCGCAAGTGTGTCGACAATAAACAATGAAGAATCAACCGATGGAGTTATTAACCAGTACATGTAGGCTATAACTCAATGAGGAATATGCTTTCAATATATTGAAACGGTATTATACAAATTTGAGAAACCAAATACTATAGTCACTAACAGAGTTCAAAAGGTTTGCTCTACCAGTACCATATTTGGATGTCATGATCTTTTACATGTAGTATACAGCACTAAATCTTGCACTAAAAGGTACTCAAGACAGACTGATATTTCAATTCAGTTTGTTAACAAAATGACACTACCTGTCAGTTTTGGGTAGACGGACCATCATTAACTGTGCAAATTCATGAAACTTTTGACAAATTCAAGGTTTTAAGGAAACAAATAATAGAATTGAAATAACATATGATACCCAATGAACAAATATTTACCATATAACATGCAAGGTTTGGTTTATTCTAGCTACTTGTAATTCAATATCTATCACAAGAATGTGGGCTTATGCTGACTTGTATCTCTTGCACTTCACAATTGTCTAACAGACCTGAGGTCAAAAAAATGCCAGAACCCTAATCTTAGGATAAAATTCTTCACATAAATAAACAGCTACGAAAAAATAATGCAATGTGTCAACACTAAGTCATCTATTTCTGTCAACTAGATAGCACATTTATCTAATTTTAGCTTAATTTTCATAACTCATAAAAACTAGGAAAAATGGTACTAAATTTTCCTAGCAATGATCGCTATTACAGAAGCAATGAGGATCTAGAAAATTAGAAATGAAATGGATTTGAATGTTTCTTATAGATGTAGGTCTTGTTGTTCTCTTCGCCCACCAAAACGACCATTAAGTAATAATAATGTCTGATGgcatacaaagaaaacaatttGATGAACTGCACGTGCTTTCAGAATACCTAACTTTTGAAGCACATTGCATGATTTAGCACCAAAAGGAAGAACATCCCAAATAATTTGGCATTGGAGCAAACATCCTACCTCACCATAAAATTAGAAGGTACAAACATCTCAAAGAAACGTTCGAGATTGAATCATAAATCTCAACCtaaaatctaaaaattccatCAGTGGTACCGAAAGACAAAAATGCACAAAATAGGAAAACCAAAGGCACGATCCAAGGACAAGGAACAGAGGGAAGTAAGGGCGAGCGATCGGAATTCAGAGCACCTACTGCTCACGAGGATGGGGACGGCGACCACCCGGCCGATAGTGAGAACCGTCGGAAGAGTCAGCAACCTCGGTGTGTCGTTCTGATTCTGTGATTGCCTACCATCGATACCGCTCCCGTTCATTTCGACCTCCGGTTTCCAGTTCCGGCTGCCGTAACAGGAACCCATGGCGCTCGCCTCTCCCGCAGCCCCCAGGTCACCACCAGCCGCCCGTTTTCTTGCGCCCCCGTCAGCAGCGCCATAGCCCAACGTGGAAGACGTGCCGTGCGAGGCCGAGAGAGGCGCCCGCCCAGAACCGGGAGACATCTACAGCGACCACGCCTCACCTCGCGCCCGCTGATCGCGCCGCGCTTCTGCCCTTCGGTTGCGAGATGCTAATTAATTGGAGTTGCGGCCTGGTTGTTCCTGTCGTAGCGATTGTCGTGTCGATTTTGGTGAGCGGTCCGAGTCGGATCAAGTTGGTGGGCTTATGATCCAATTCAATTTAAATCAGGTTTATAACTTTTGCCCTTGGGAGTGGcacgatgttttttttttttttataaaaataatgaatTAGATAATATTGAACTTAACACGATCAATTTAgtcatataaaaattattaaatagatTAGAAAGTATTTATAGTGAATAGTTTAAAAATACAATATCTCATAATTATGGGCCTTATTTGGAAGAAGcataatgtttttttaaatatatttaaggattgagttatagttttaataaattaatgGAGAATTTTTTTCTTAATGTACAGTTTCCTAAAAATGCTTGACTAATGGGGCGTTTGTTTTAATCACTTCTCGATTTATTGTGTGATATCTAACCAACCTAATATAATCTaactttaaaatataattaacttTTGAATCAGAAATAGGTTAAGAATTTACCTACCAAATTTAAAGCCTAAAAAGAATTATTTAAGTTCTCTTTTAAAGTTcatagatttttttattatttttttagtagTTTTTGTTCcgatgatatttaaaatatttttcttatttctaGTATTTATGAGTTAGGAATTTTCCATACCAgcattatatttttattaatttctttatataagaatttttattttagtaggtttttttttaaatatatgaaTTGAGCTCCGtatattaagattttttaaaaaaatttagatacaaagtatatataaatatttattaccTTAAGCTTAGTTAACATAATAGGGATATTTAGTGGTAACTCAAAAAAACGAGAATTAGATTTTTATCTCAGAGTGGGGTGCAAAGACAATGCGCTATGTGACATATGTAAATTGTCATCTAGGCATATGTGCAGCATGGTGCCACGATAAGATATTTATATTATCATCTAAATATCCACAGTTCAATTCTAGTTATGATGAAATTTTTTCTTCTAAAGGATATTGGGCTTCTGAGTTGGTCGTTACATGTATTTTCTGATTTACTCTTGTAATCGATGAAAAACTTCTGTAAAATCGGATCGATCACTAGGGATAATCAACGAGGCTAATGAAAATTAACTGAAATTACGCATGCATTGCAGATTAATTTTCTCCGTGAAAAGTAGAGTCGTCAATTTGAGCTGGGTTCGTTGTATTcgcccgccccgccaaataatttaagcggATTGGATTGAAATTTTATCAATTCAAGTCCGTCTTGGACCGACCTACCTAAGTCCGTGATAGGCTTGGGTTGGACCCGCGGGTTGAGAAATATACGTAAGCTAAATTTTATgctaatttattatcttttttgttataattttgaaataaaaataatacttttcatcCCACGTAAGaactcatatttattttatttaaaaaatatatttatggatatatttgattgatgaaaattttcaaaataaatcgtggaagatatgaaatattttttatttttttttaaaaattgatggACTCATAGGTTAGTCCGTCAAACTCATAAATTCCTCTTAGATTAAGTGGAGTTGAAAAGATAACTAGCACGTTATTGTGGAGTGACGCGTTGTTTGCACTTCATTAATTGAGAATTTTTATATGactatactagttatttatggaaataattgatttgaaaaattaaacatTATTTTTATAGAGCTATCATAATCatttatagaattaattgatttaaaaaattgaacatTTAGATTAAAAAACATCGATCATgctactaatatatatatatataaaatatgacaATTGCtaagaatttaattaaattatttttgttttataaatatattaagtTGGAGCATAATAAAAAAATCGATAATTTACTATAAAAGGTGtatatagatttttaaatttattaaaagacgTATATTATCAAAGacgtatttttttttatagtgttcTTTTCATTCTACCTTTCTAACAAATTTAActatttttaaattgttttttttgtcatttctctttattttctctttcctcttATGCATGCAACATCTATTCTCTTTCCTCCTATTCTATTCTCTTTCCTCCTATGTATTCAACATCAATAAATTTTAATCGAAACTTACTGATAAATCTAAAGAACTCTAGTCAGTGGCGGATCCAGAAATTC from Zingiber officinale cultivar Zhangliang chromosome 6B, Zo_v1.1, whole genome shotgun sequence carries:
- the LOC121988976 gene encoding CDP-diacylglycerol--glycerol-3-phosphate 3-phosphatidyltransferase 2-like, with the protein product MSPGSGRAPLSASHGTSSTLGYGAADGGARKRAAGGDLGAAGEASAMGSCYGSRNWKPEVEMNGSGIDGRQSQNQNDTPRLLTLPTVLTIGRVVAVPILVSTFYMDGSLGTTVTTIIFLLAAITDWLDGYIARKLRLGTAFGAFLDPVADKLMVAATLVLLCTKPLECAVFREFHWLLTAPSIAIIGREITMSAVREWAASQNSRVIEAVAVNNLGKWKTATQMTSLTILLASRDPRLKQQCVFVAFGVALLYASAGLAVWSLIIYMRKIWRVLLK